A genomic region of Lodderomyces elongisporus chromosome 5, complete sequence contains the following coding sequences:
- the HOM3 gene encoding Aspartokinase, translated as MSESPSLSARSYNSVLDFKSGHTPSSPLSSPLSSSAAGRNNQGWVVQKFGGTSVGKFAEEIVENIVRVFNKSNKVAVVCSARSSNTKSEGTTSRLIRSAELASNNQDYESLLSVIEQDHIDNCTNLIKLSAIKNHLMNDIKAEIQHGRELLHACQIIGEISPRSLDSIMSMGEKLSCLFMTALMQDHDLKAVYINLSDLIPSNYNFVNGFDDKFYQFISEEIASRINEAVSGSEEVGEKGENNDVDNDVIPVLTGYFGVVPGGLLNGVGRGYTDLCAALAAVGLQAEELQIWKEVDGIFTADPRKVPNARLLESVTPEEAAELTYYGSEVIHPFTMEQVIKARIPIRIKNVENPKGKGTIIYPDNIARRGEQTPPHPPAAYETLSQSYISSHKKRSATAITAKQDIVVINIHSNKKTLSHGFLAHIFTTLDKYKLVVDLISTSEVHVSMALSIQNDQEQQLKNAIQELKKMGEVDVTKNMTIISLVGKQMVNFIGIAGNMFKILADEQINIEMISQGANEINISAVINEKDTLRALRSVHAQLLEGKHHLYENPESASAVDIRLEALKMS; from the coding sequence ATGTCTGAATCACCATCTTTATCGGCACGGTCATACAACTCGGTTCTCGACTTCAAGTCCGGCCACACACCTTCTTCTCCGTTATCGTCGCCTTTGTCCTCCTCTGCAGCAGGCAGGAATAATCAAGGATGGGTTGTCCAAAAATTCGGCGGAACTTCTGTTGGTAAGTTTGCCGAGGAAATTGTGGAAAACATTGTACGAGTATTCAACAAGCTGAACAAAGTCGCCGTTGTTTGCTCAGCAAGATCCTCTAACACTAAGCTGGAGGGTACCACTTCTCGTTTGATCCGACTGGCAGAGTTGGCTTCGAATAACCAAGATTACGAATCTCTCTTAAGTGTCATTGAGCAAGATCATATCGACAATTGTACCAACTTGATCAAGTTACTGGCGATCAAGAACCACTTGATGAATGACATCAAGGCCGAAATCCAACATGGAAGAGAATTGCTCCATGCGTGCCAAATCATTGGCGAGATCAGCCCTAGGTCTCTAGACTCTATAATGTCAATGGGTGAAAAATTGAGCTGTTTGTTTATGACTGCATTGATGCAGGACCATGATCTCAAGGCCGTGTACATCAACTTATCGGACTTGATTCCGCTGAATTACAATTTTGTTAATGGATTTGATGATAAGTTTTACCAGTTCATCTCAGAAGAGATTGCATCTAGAATTAACGAAGCAGTAAGCGGAAGTGAAGAAGTTGGTGAAAAAGGTGAGAATAACGATGTCGATAATGATGTCATTCCCGTGCTTACCGGCTACTTTGGTGTCGTACCAGGTGGATTACTCAATGGTGTTGGAAGAGGTTACACCGATCTTTGTGCAGCATTAGCTGCAGTGGGACTTCAAGCTGAAGAACTACAAATTTGGAAAGAAGTCGATGGAATCTTTACAGCTGACCCCAGAAAAGTGCCCAATGCTCGATTGTTGGAAAGTGTCACACCTGAAGAAGCGGCTGAATTAACGTATTACGGGAGTGAGGTTATCCACCCCTTCACCATGGAGCAAGTCATCAAGGCAAGAATTCCCATCAGAAtcaaaaatgttgaaaaCCCAAAGGGTAAAGGAACCATTATTTACCCTGACAATATCGCTAGACGTGGCGAGCAAACTCCACCACATCCACCTGCAGCATATGAGACTTTATCACAAAGCTACATCTCGCTGCACAAGAAGCGGTCTGCAACTGCAATTACTGCAAAACAAGACATTGTGGTTATCAACATTCACTCGAATAAAAAAACTCTCAGTCATGGTTTCCTTGCACACATTTTCACTACACTAGATAAGTACAAACTTGTTGTTGACTTGATCTCCACCTCAGAAGTTCATGTTTCCATGGCGTTATCAATCCAGAATGATCAGgaacaacaattgaaaaatgcTATTcaagagttgaaaaaaatgggaGAAGTCGACGTTACAAAGAACATGACCATTATCTCGCTTGTTGGTAAGCAAATGGTCAATTTTATTGGCATTGCAGGCAATATGTTTAAGATCTTGGCAGATGAGCAAATCAACATTGAGATGATTAGTCAAGGTGCTAATGAAATCAATATTAGCGCTGTGattaatgaaaaagataCTTTGCGGGCTTTGAGATCCGTGCACGCACAGCTTTTGGAAGGAAAGCATCATTTGTATGAGAACCCAGAGAGTGCATCTGCTGTGGATATCAGATTGGAAGCATTGAAGATGCTGTAA
- the GVP36 gene encoding BAR domain-containing protein has protein sequence MSFNFANFTKDLKSFGDRLTTDFNNEVLPLAQRTQRMVQEKIGKVNADDISQLPTEYIALAEKCNSIEKLYKNVLKITTNYENESYDYPSNLQESFTDFSQNITRRFSNLSKATTTAEAQAALIKPDETFKPPKTLYHALSRATDASVLTDGSGTGADEDYSQLASVAAGTTKSESSDPLIKGLDLYSSSLKKIADARIGQDQLIKQKFNLPLQTTLRSLISQSNNIQRKVEQKRIDYDMTRYNLTNCNNPAKESKLRVDMENAEDEFANTVEDAINIMQNVVENAKPLQEFLNLIQAQLAYHKLASELLGSMVGDFENLIEEQNKLSAGSGHNQTGKESGEFEL, from the coding sequence ATGTCATTCAATTTTGCAAACTTCACCAAAGATCTCAAGTCGTTTGGCGACAGGCTCACCACTGACTTCAACAACGAGGTTCTCCCCTTGGCACAGCGTACTCAGCGTATGGTGCAGGAAAAGATTGGTAAAGTTAACGCAGACGATATCTCCCAATTGCCCACTGAATACATTGCTCTTGCTGAAAAGTGTAACAGCATTGAGAAATTATATAAGAATGTATTGAAGATCACCACGAATTACGAAAATGAAAGTTATGATTATCCACTGAACTTGCAAGAGAGTTTTACTGATTTCAGCCAAAATATTACTAGACGATTCTCCAATTTGTCGAAAGCCACCACCACGGCTGAAGCGCAGGCGGCATTGATTAAGCCAGACGAGACCTTTAAACCTCCAAAAACTTTGTACCATGCATTGAGCAGAGCTACTGATGCTAGTGTACTCACCGATGGTTCAGGAACAGGTGCTGATGAGGACTACTCTCAATTGGCTAGTGTTGCAGCAGGAACAACTAAAAGTGAGAGTTCCGACCCATTGATAAAGGGACTTGACTTGTACTCCTCAAGTCTCAAAAAGATTGCTGATGCAAGAATTGGACAGGATCAATTGATCAAACAGAAGTTCAACTTGCCATTGCAAACCACTTTACGTTCATTGATTTCACAATCAAATAATATCCAACGTAAGGTTGAGCAAAAGAGAATTGATTACGATATGACTAGATACAATTTGACCAATTGCAATAACCCTGCAAAGGAGAGCAAGTTGCGTGTCGATATGGAGAATGCCGAAGACGAATTTGCCAATACAGTAGAGGATGCCATAAACATTATGCAAAATGTTGTTGAGAATGCAAAACCATTGCAAgagtttttgaatttgattcAAGCGCAATTGGCCTATCACAAATTGGCCAGCGAGTTGCTAGGCTCTATGGTGGGcgattttgaaaacttgATTGAGGAGCAAAATAAACTTTCTGCCGGCTCTGGTCATAATCAAACAGGTAAAGAGAGTGGCGAGTTTGAATTGTAA
- the ARO9 gene encoding Aromatic amino acid aminotransferase II has translation MAKSIEQLISKRAKGRTSSHFTNGPSEAPPAGFKPHPKPLLLSYGTPNNGFFPIDSLDINLVNFPFEHLDKYNSPQDSLQKLSISIKNGNDTNGQSSKNIDKEKEEFPTFQVTRHFDDPNLTDLSTGLQYAAVEGHAPLLEFTKNFITRAHKPANDEWGSIITTGASDGLNKAVDAVLDNGDVILIEEFTFTPFLRFVDNAGAIPIPVKIALSSDSNGLDLDHLQSLLENWQVHHKDLPKPKALYTIATGQNPTGFTQSVEFRKKVYSLAQKHDLIIIEDDPYGYLTLPKYEAPSKDGFETPFRRESAKLAKQLTIDEYLKDHLTPSYLELDLDGRVIRVETFSKLFAPGLRLGFIIAHQKIINVIKNYAEVINRGASGVAQLIVNDVIQGKLGGVDGWLNWILKMRATYSLRKDLLVHTILQSEAYKQGLVDIIDPKAGMFVTFKIKFLDGRPEDEIVDKVQQLFWKIISYGVSVVPGNKMTVDAKFSASRSNFFRLCYAPANNDEDLVESGKRLTEAVLEFYKNGEKF, from the coding sequence ATGGCAAAATCTATCGAGCAATTAATATCCAAAAGAGCTAAGGGGCGTACTTCCTCTCACTTTACTAATGGTCCTTCAGAGGCACCGCCAGCTGGGTTCAAGCCACATCCAAAACCATTGTTGTTATCGTATGGTACGCCAAACAATGGGTTTTTTCCTATAGATTCACTCGATATCAATTTGGTCAATTTTCCATTTGAACATCTTGACAAATACAATCTGCCACAAGACTCATTGCAAAAATTGTCCATTTCCATCAAAAATGGCAATGACACCAATGGCCAAAGCAGCAAGAACAtcgataaagaaaaagaggagttTCCAACATTTCAAGTAACAAGACATTTCGACGACCCAAACTTGACCGATTTGTCAACTGGTTTACAATATGCTGCTGTCGAGGGACATGCACCTTTGCTTGAGTTTACCAAAAATTTCATCACTAGAGCTCACAAACCTGCAAACGACGAATGGGGACTGATTATCACTACCGGTGCCAGTGATGGCTTAAACAAGGCAGTAGACGCTGTTTTGGATAACGGTGACGTCATCTTGATTGAAGAATTCACCTTTACCCCATTCCTTCGCTTTGTTGATAATGCCGGTGCCATTCCAATACCTGTCAAAATTGCCTTGAGCAGTGACTCAAATGGACTTGACTTGGATCATTTGCAAAGTTTATTGGAAAACTGGCAGGTCCATCACAAGGATTTACCCAAGCCAAAGGCATTGTACACCATTGCCACGGGACAAAACCCCACAGGTTTCACCCAATCTGTGGAgtttagaaaaaaagtatacCTGCTCGCGCAAAAGCACGATTTAATAATTATCGAAGACGATCCTTATGGATATTTGACCTTGCCCAAATATGAAGCGCCATCAAAAGATGGTTTTGAAACTCCATTTAGACGTGAACTGGCAAAACTTGCAAAGCAATTGACCATTGATGAGTATTTAAAAGATCACCTCACACCCTCGTATTTAGAGCTCGATTTAGATGGCAGAGTTATTAGAGTCGAaacattttccaaattgtttgctcCAGGTTTGAGATTGGGATTCATTATAGCTCATCAAAAGATAATCAACGTAATCAAAAACTATGCTGAAGTCATCAATAGAGGCGCTTCAGGTGTAGCACAATTGATTGTTAATGATGTTATCCAGGGAAAACTAGGCGGAGTAGATGGTTGGCTCAATTGGATCTTGAAGATGAGAGCTACATATCTGCTTAGAAAAGACTTGCTTGTACACACAATTCTCCAATCTGAGGCGTATAAACAAGGTTTGGTGGATATAATTGACCCCAAGGCAGGAATGTTTGTTACTTTCAAAATAAAGTTTCTTGATGGTAGACCAGAGGACGAAATCGTTGACAAAGTCCAACAATTATTCTGGAAGATTATTAGCTACGGAGTCTCTGTCGTGCCTGGTAACAAGATGACAGTTGATGCCAAGTTCAGTGCCAGTAGAAGCAATTTCTTTAGGTTGTGTTATGCCCCAGCTAATAACGACGAAGATTTGGTTGAAAGTGGCAAGAGATTAACAGAAGCAGTGCTCGAATTTTACAAAAATGGTGAGAAATTTTAA
- the PDA1 gene encoding alpha subunit of pyruvate dehydrogenase (BUSCO:EOG09262Q8D) translates to MSRLINASRVIGGVSTRSHQVTSQLTRTLATSATPDSSDLVTVDLPKSSFEGYNLEVPELEFETEKETLLQMYKDMIVIRRMEMASDALYKAKKIRGFCHLSIGQEAVAVGIENAIGPKDTVITSYRCHGFAHMRGASVKSILAELMGRRSGVSYGKGGSMHMFAPGFYGGNGIVGAQVPLGAGLAFSHKYKGEKAVNFCLYGDGASNQGQVFESYNMAKLWNLPCIFVCENNKYGMGTSAARSSAMTEYYKRGQYIPGLKINGMDVLACYQGSKFAKDWATQGNGPLVVEFETYRYGGHSMSDPGTTYRTREEVQHMRSKSDPIAGLKAVLLEKNIATEEEIKKYDKAARKYVDEQVAEAEADAPPEARMDILFEDVYVPGSEVPVLRGRISDDSWDFTKKDFLNKVY, encoded by the coding sequence ATGAGTCGTCTCATCAATGCAAGCAGGGTGATTGGAGGTGTTTCCACCAGGTCTCACCAAGTAACTTCGCAATTAACCAGAACCTTGGCCACCAGCGCAACTCCAGACAGCAGTGACTTGGTCACCGTTGATTTGCCCAAGTCCTCTTTCGAAGGCTACAACTTGGAAGTCCCAGAGTTGGAATTCGAAACCGAGAAAGAGACTCTTTTGCAAATGTACAAGGACATGATTGTCATTAGAAGAATGGAGATGGCATCAGACGCATTGTACAAGGCCAAGAAGATTAGAGGTTTCTGTCACTTGTCCATTGGACAAGAAGCCGTTGCCGTTGGTATTGAAAACGCCATTGGCCCCAAGGACACCGTTATCACATCCTATAGATGTCACGGTTTCGCCCACATGAGAGGTGCCTCTGTCAAGTCTATCTTGGCCGAGTTGATGGGTAGAAGATCAGGTGTTTCTTATGGTAAAGGTGGTTCCATGCACATGTTTGCCCCAGGTTTCTACGGTGGTAACGGTATTGTTGGTGCCCAAGTCCCATTGGGTGCAGGATTGGCCTTCTCCCACAAGTACAAGGGCGAAAAAGCAGTAAACTTTTGTCTCTATGGTGATGGTGCCTCAAACCAAGGTCAAGTGTTTGAATCATACAACATGGCCAAATTGTGGAACTTGCCATGTATCTTTGTTTGtgaaaacaacaagtaCGGTATGGGTACCTCAGCTGCTAGAAGTTCAGCCATGACTGAATACTACAAGAGAGGTCAATACATTCCAGGTTTGAAAATCAACGGTATGGATGTGTTGGCTTGTTACCAAGGCTCTAAATTCGCCAAGGACTGGGCTACCCAAGGCAACGGTCCATTGGTTGTCGAGTTTGAGACCTACAGATACGGTGGTCACTCCATGTCCGACCCAGGTACTACTTACAGAACCAGAGAAGAAGTCCAACACATGAGATCCAAGAGTGATCCAATTGCTGGATTGAAAGCTGTGTTGTTGGAAAAGAACATTGCTaccgaagaagaaattaagAAATACGACAAAGCCGCAAGAAAGTATGTTGACGAACAAGTTGCCGAAGCCGAGGCCGATGCTCCACCTGAAGCTAGAATGGATATCTTGTTTGAAGATGTTTACGTTCCAGGAAGCGAAGTTCCAGTGTTGAGAGGAAGAATCTCTGACGACTCATGGGATTTCACCAAGAAGGATTTCTTGAACAAGGTCtactaa